The Panicum virgatum strain AP13 chromosome 5K, P.virgatum_v5, whole genome shotgun sequence genome has a window encoding:
- the LOC120707156 gene encoding uncharacterized protein LOC120707156: MDGGSSLNIMYAPTLELMGIGLDKLRPSKSPFHGVTPGKRVQPLGQIDLPVCFGTAANFRKEILTFEVVGFRGSYHAILGRPCYAKFMAVPNYTYLKLKMPGPKGVITIGSSFEHAYECDVECVERAEAQAEDEALAATLDKMASEALDSTHRHAGSFEPAEGIKKVPLDPIHSDGKALQISATLDDK; encoded by the coding sequence atggacggaggcagcagcctcaacatcatgtacgcccccaccttggagctcatggggatcggactggacaagctacgccccagcaagtcgccgttCCACGGCGTTACACCGGGGAAGcgggtccaacccctcggccagatcgatctgcctgtctgcttcggcacggcagccaacttccgcaaggagatactcacctttgaggtggtggggtttcgaggatcctaccacgccatccttggccgtccttgctacgccaagttcatggcggtccccaactacacctacctcaagctcaaaatgccgggaccaaagggcgtcatcaccatcggctcttcgttcgagcacgcctacgagtgcgacgtcgagtgcgtagagcgcgcggaagctcaagcggaagacgaggccctcgcagccaccctcgacaaaatggcaagcgaggccttggattccacgcaccgacatgccgggagcttcgaacctgccgagggtatcaagaaggtgcccctcgacccgatcCACTCCGAcggcaaggcgttgcagatcagcgccaccctcgacgacaaatag